CCAACCACTTTGGGTTAGCAAGGAAAAATTGATGTTGTAAGTCGTATTTTCTAAATTCCTAACTCCTTGCTTGAAAGATTGTTCAACCCAACCGTTAAAAACGGTTGAGAATGTTACTTGTTGAGTCTTTTGCTCACCCTTACTTTTCCCTTTTATCAGGAACTAAGGTGTCTAAGATAAAAGGCCAGGATGTTTAAGCTTTCATAAGGGGAATTGCACTCAAGGATTGGGATtaattcttcttattttttattcacGCAAATcaataagagaattacaaagACATAAAATTTTGCTGGAAAAATAGTTTTCAGCAATGCATGGACCATAGTTCTCtcccactctctccctctctcaacaCGTGAGAGCGCGTCAACCAAGAGTTAGCTCTTTCCTTTCTGTCGACTAGCCTCTCGTTTGTTCTTTGGGGCTAGAACTTTGTTCTGTCCCATTTTTTGGGTCGCGTTTTTCTATAGGGGCGTAAGCCAGTACCATTCTGGTTGGGTGGGTTTTTTCTTCCGGCGACGATGTGAAGCCTTGACGTGGCCGTTTGTGTTTTGGGTGTGTCGCGAGATGGACAAGTGATTTAGAGTAGAAGCCAAGACTTTTGTCTTTTCGGTTTTGGATGGGGCGTCTGtgttgagggtggaggagaaaaGTAAAAACTTCTCTGGCAAGGTCATCTTGAGCTTCCAGTGTTCCGAGTGGCTTGTGTCGACGATGGAAGGGCTTTTGGGTTCCCCGGAAGAGCAAGATTTTGTCAAGTCATTCAGGGAAGGGCCGAAAGTCTTGATTGCTCGGATAGGTGGCAACGAAGCTAGCCGTTTATTAGAGGCAACAGTTTTCGGGATGGGCGGCCAGAAAGGGTTCATTCTAATCCCTGAGGGCAGTGGAGGATGGGGATGGCACAAGTTCTCCGGCGAACTGAGAAAGGTGGCAAATTACCTCTCAGCCATGGTGGGTTGCGAACTCAAGTCATCGTCTGCGTTGGAACAGAAGGTTGGGAAGGTAGAAGGGACAAGTTTGGGTTTGGCTACGAAGTGGACGGGGCTCTCTTTTGCGAAGGTGTTGAGGTCGAACCCGATCACTGCCGTGAAGAAGGCGTCCAGCGTGGGGGATCTTCCTTCCAGATTGAGGGATTCGCCGGCGAAGCCATGTGATTTTCTTCTGGTGGTGAGGTTTGCAAAGGAAGACCAAAGAACGGCGGTAGACTGCTATTCCTTGGAATCACCCCCGCTGGATCCTCTGGACAAAGACCAGAATCATCGACCGCTGGGCAAGAAGTCTCTCCCaagtttgaatttgaatttcaaataCTATAACTTGCGTACGTGGAAACAGCTGGTAATCAATTACAAATTGGCCATGGGCCGAGCTGCTGGGAAGTTTCTGGGCCGGTTTTTCTGGTCTGGCCTGGGTTGGAAACACACAAGTATTGGCTTGGGATGGTTTCTACCGAGACCCAAAGCCTCCCGTTCGGAGTCGGCCTCTGGGAAGATGTTGGGTCTGCATTTTATTGGGGGTGGGCCGACAAGGCGTTTGAAGACTGGCCCAGGCTTGGATCGGAAACGCACAGGTTGTCGTTTGGGTCGGTTTCTGCCGAACTCCAAAATCACCCGTCCGACGAGAATCATTCCGGAGATGTCACCGGAATCAGCTTATGGGGAGTTGTTGGGGTTGCATTTTACTGGGGGTGGGTCGACAAGGCGTTTGAGGACTGACCCAGTGGGAGTGGATCCAGTGTCGCTGGTCCCTTTGGGGTGTTCTCTTCGGCAGATGCCCTCGTCGTCGACAGCTATTGGGATGGCTAATTTTCTGTCTTCTTCCGGGGATGGGTCTAGTGGATTGCAGGTGATTCCGGTTACTTCAAGTCGTTTTCCAGCCTCTACAGTCTTCGGGTTTCCTCCTTCGCCGGCTCTGGATCCTGATTTTCTGGCAGTTCCGGCCCATTCTCCAGCTGCTATCTTTAAGTTCATTCCGTTGAGGCCACTTCAGATTCCTCAACCAGGTTTTGCCCCTTCGTCTCTTGCTGGAGCGGCTGGGTTGGGAGAGAAGTTGCGTGCATCCCTCCCCgtggtggtttctaagccttttcagtgTTACTATCGGAGGGCGAAGGAACTAAGGGAATGGCACTCTGTGAAATTAAATGATGAGCTATTTTCAGATTCCCTGGAAGCCATGAAGATGTCTGCTGGCTGTGCTGTTAAAAAGTTTACGGTTGCAGAGCCGCTAGTGAAAAAGGTTACAGAGCCTCCAGTGAAGCAGGGTCTAAGAAGAGGATTTCTCAATCCTCGCCCAATGGTGCCAGTTATTTTCACATCGCCGCAGAAGGTCGTCAAGGTCGGGATGGTTGGACcttccaccccccccccccctgcgAGAGGTTGCCTAtctcctttttctccttattcTGCTGAAGGAAATGGATTTTCCCAATCTCGAAATTGGCCTGTCAGTTTTGATCATaatggggagattgtggtttggcAGGAGGATGAAGATTATTCGGATGATTTACCCTTCGATTGGGCTTTGGATGATTCTTTTGAGGAGGAGGCCTTGGCTATTCGGGACGCCATGGAGGAATGTTTTTGCGAGAGAAGATGATAGCACGCCAAAAGTCAAAAGGCAAGAGAGAGCTACTGAATCTGCAAAGCTCCACAAATTATGGCAACACTTCAGTTTCCTCTAGGCGTAGTAAAGGAAAGGCCCGCATGTGCATGTCGTAGGGTTGTGTGCTTTGGTAGGTTGTGGGTTATCTCTCGGGTCTTTGGGTTTTTGCTCGTGTCTGGTTGGGCTCTTTTGTGGGTTGCTTTGGGCgttctttcttgggttctggggttctttttttgttttctgtcaGCTGTTGCGGATTAGCTTTTGGTGTTTCTTgtgtatatttcttgtgtacCAAGGGgtgcctttacgcttttttaataaatcatttcttacctatcaaaaaaaggGGAATTGCACTCATATTTATATCATTATATGTTATGACTTTATTTAAGGCACGTATGGAAAATCATGGTGGCAATTCTAGTTATGTCATGAAATTTTTTATGCACTTAAAATGCTAAGACCTTATGCTtccacaaaatattttttttctcatgatATGCATAGTAGTGGTTTATATGTGCTCTAAGTTCCTAATATGTAACCTTTGCGCCTCTGAGGATGTTGTTAACAAACCGGGCCCCTCTGGCCTAGGGCATTAcactctatcttctcaataacaccgttccaaatagacttggccttTATAAGATGCTCCCAACaaaagaccaagatacttcaaaggcaaagaagaaacCCCGCAGCCCAAAATACCAGCCAAACCATCTAAATTATAGACATTACCCACCAGAACCAATTCCGACTTAGCCAGATTAATTTTCAAACCAGAAACAACTGcataggataaaaataaggCACGCAGATTGCGAAGGTAGTCAGGAATGGCCCCACAAAAAACCAAACTATCATCTACAAACAAAAGGTGGGATATGTTAACCACACCAGAGTGCCTAGACCCCGCAAAAAAGCCCGAAAGAAAACCCTTGTTAACAGTTGCAGAAACCATTTACTTAAGGCCTttataacaaaaacaaacagaaacgAATAAAAGGGATCTCCCTATCTCAAACCACAAGAACTACTAAAGAAACCGAACGGATTGTCATTCACCAAAACATAGCGCACTGAAGAAACTCAATGTGCTATCCAAGAGCGCCATTTCTCCCCGAATCCGCACCTCCTCAACAAGTATAATAAGAACCCCCAATTGGCATGATAATAGGCCTTCCTGATATCCAATTTGCAAAGCACCCTTGGCTAACCATATCTAATCCTACTATCCAAACATTTATTCGTTATGAGCACGAAGTCAAGGATTTGACTACCTCTAACAAAAGCATTCTCAAGCTTCGAAATAATCTTATCCACAACCCTTCTCATCCTATTGGCTAGGACTTtggcaataatcttgtaaactCCACTCACAAGACTAATAAGTCAAAAATCTATAGCCCTGAATTTCTTCAAAATGAGAGCAACGAAAATGGCATTAAGACTTTTTTCAAACTTACCTCTAGCATGAAAATATGGAAACCCCCATAATATTTGCCTTCATCACATCCCAGCAAAattggaagaaagccatagtGAAGCCATCAAGACCCAGTGCCTTTTCACCATTCATACCCTTTACCACCTCACGAACCTCACTCTCCTCAAACAGTCATAACCAAGTGGCCACCTCTTCATCAATGGAATCAAAACCAAGACCATCCAGTTTGGGCCACCAACTAAACTATTCCGAAAACAGTCTATCATAGAAATGCACAATGTAATCCCTGATTGCAGTTTGATCTGAAGAAACTAAACCATTTACTAATAGCGTTTCATTGGAATTGTTTCTCCTATTCGAGTGGCCACCCAATGAAAAAACTTcgtgcatttatcaccctcttttaaTAATAGAGCTCTTGACTTTTGCCTCTAACTTATCTCCTCCAATAAAGTAGCTTTTTCCAACTCACTAATAACCAAACTCTCTTCAATttctctttccttctctttttttttataagtaattcaatctcagTAAAAATGCAGAGAGGCGCAACCAAAGTACAAAGGAAGTAAAAATATAGTTTGTCCTTTCTAATAAGTGGGTACACCTTAGGCCAACACCCCTCCTAAGTGCAATGGAGGTCACTAACCTACGCCATGGACCTTCTTGATCGCCCATTGACCCCGTCCAggtaaatatataaatataatttgtacTTTATCAACATTTTATGTTAGATTGCAGCTTTATTCACTTAAAATGTtcattttatgctttttttcttGATAGGAAGGACTAAAATACATGCTGCAAATTTATGGGATATTGGTATACAAGGTCTAATCAGAAAAACAGAAATTCaatcaaattcaattttttttattgtaagtttAATCATAAtaagaagcttaaaaaaaaattcaccttGGAGGTGGAGAAATCCTTTTCGATTGTGGCGGTGGAGAGCGACCTCTTTTAGCTACCTCAGCAGGACTGTGACGATCATTCCAGAAACACAACAAAATAACatcaaaaggagaaaaaaaggagagagaatcaATCAGGAAAACATGTATTTCCTATAATTAAAATAAGCAGAAGTTCCTATAAATCGATGTGTTGTGTGTTTATATGAAAGTGCATGTTGCTCGTTACATCAAAACTATATCCATTCCCTCACAATTGCAGGCAAAACCTTTTTAAAAGTTGAAATGCAGTCCATTTTGCTATGAGAAAAGAACGAACCATAGGATACATTCTCGAGAAGCTAATCCTGCTGTTAGAGACTTTCTATTCTCCACTTACTTATCTTATGTTTTTAGTACCTAGTCGAACTTTATTCTATTCGaataaaaactacaacaaaacgtagCTACAGGCCTAGACACTTATCTTATGCTTTTAGTAGGGGGTGGCAATTCGTATTCGCATGTCAATTTCAGATTGTGTTGAGGCATGGGTATAAAACTACATCGGTCAACCCTaatccgacccatttaattaaacgagtcggACCCTGCAACCCTAACCTGCTAATTTCGTATCAGTTCGTGTCGAGCTAAGTCGTGTCAAAATTTGACAGTTTTAGTTTTTAGCATCTACTCTTTTCCCAgtcaataattacaaaaataaaaataataataataacaaaaataaaaaactaccCTACATAGCTACACTTCCGCTACAGGGCTCCCCACCCAAGAAAAGTAACAGAGAAAACTTCTACAAATTAGACACCGTTTAGCTCTagagataaaataaacaattaaatggaTAAAAATACATAGGGAAGCCCTaacctgacccatttaattaaacgactTTAGTCCCGCAACCCTAATCCGCTAATTTCGCTTCGGCTCCTGTCGAGAGGGTAGTTTCAAAATTTGACAGTCCTCGTTTTTAGTATCTACTCTTTTCCCAgttaataattacaaaaaaataaaaataaaaaataaagaaaataaccaaaaaaaaaaattaccctacACAGCTACACTTCTGCTACAGGGCTCACCCACCCAAAAAAAGTACCAGAGAAAACTTCTACAAATTAGACCCCGTTTGGCtctagagaaaaaataaaaaattaaatggataaAAATACAGTAAAAGTTGAATTCACTTCATTCCCAaagtttttttggatgaatactTCATTCCCAAAGTTGtacattcaaaaattaaatctcTGGCATATCAAATCCCAAAGGGGTAAAAGCGGACTGACCTCTTCCTCAAAGGAGGCGGGCTCGGGCTTCGAGAACTGACGCTCCGCGACGGAGAGGAAGACGAGGAGAAGGACCTCGAGCGAGATCTGGAACGCGAGAGCGACCGAGAGACGGAGCGAGAGCTGGAGCGGGAGTCTGAGCCCGTGTAGGAACGGGAGCGAGAGGACGAGATCGACACGGACCCCGACGGCGGCGACCGACGGCCTCGGCTTGGCTTCGCCATGGCTACGGCGCGctaagtgagagagagagagagagagagagagatcgaaaCCCTAGAGAAGTGAACTAGGAAATAAACGGACTGCGTGCTGACGTGATTTGTTCGCCGGTTTTTGAGGGTAAAAATGGCATACCGAAAATATGTGACccaaaatttttgaataacGGGAGAATTCTGTACAGGCGGCCAAACGTGACACCATGAAATTCCGAAGCGGTCCTTCGCCCTAATCAAGTAaatcgagtttttttttttgttttttttttcactcgaACTAGGACCTTTTCAATTAGAAATAGGGCCGGGCATGGTCAGGCCGAAGTGGGCCGGGTTTTGGCTATTTTGACACCAAAACCTGTACATGCAGGTTTTGAAAAACCCTACTCATGTCGCAGTTACTGTTCATTGTGGCCAGGGCGAAGCCACCTTGAGGCTTAGGGGGCcaccccaagccccaaggttctcccaaaaaaaaaaaaaaaattaaaattttatcccaaaatttattattttttctaattttggcccccccaaaaaaaaaaattcaatttggcccccccaacttggggggcctggctccgcccctgattgTGGCCGCTAAGTTGCGGGTTGGGCAAAGCGGGTCAGGTATCTTGTCAAAgataaaaattaccaaaatgaagaaagaagggacTTGAGGGTTCTCACTTCACATGGAGGGAAGGATTTGTGTTATACTTCTTGCCTGCCACAGTTAAGTGGGCAGGAAGCCAGAAAGACAAATCAGTTCATTTGCAACAGATCTTTGAAGAAAATCGAAAGCCAGGATTTCAATAACACAAGGAGAAGGGTTGGTTGTTTTCAGACGACGAAGTATTCGCCAGTGATAGGGAGAAAAAGCCTTTGAACTAATGGAAGAGAGAAAGGCAGACAGAGGATCCaaaggagaaaaggaagaagacccTATTGACGGAGGGATTCTAACtaacaaaaatgaagaaagaactGAGGGGCATagggggttagggtttttttaggttttttaggTTTAGATGGGGCGGATTGGGTATCCGgggtttttaaaattgtatacATGCAATCCACCCTGCacaattttgtcaaatttggACCCATACCCACGATTTTCAACCTGAAATCCGGTCTTCACAAGTCAGGGTGGGGCAGGAGGGTCGGATTTTGCAGGTTTTGGCGAGTTTTGCCAACTCCTAATTAGAAAGGATACCCTCTCAATAAGAGGTgtcaaaaagaataatttttttttaataattcagTAATACTTTTATAACTCAATCAGAGAAATAGAGCAGATTActctaacaaaataatatcatataTGCATTAAAGAATTTCTTCTATTCAAACTTGAACTATGACTTATTTAACGGTGGCTTGAGCTAAATCATGAGCCATCATATTGGCATTTCTACTAATATGATGAATTTGCCAACTagataaaagaatttaaaacGATACGAGTGTCATCTACTAGTTATCCAAATTTACACTAATTGCGAGCATTGGAACTCACTGCTCTAACCACTTGGAGCACATCCTCTTCCAAAATAATGTTATATAGGCCTAATTCCTGCAAAAAATGGAGGTTTGGaaagctgctaatgcttctgcagCTACCAGTTATAGGTGACTCAATCTTGTCATACTCCTAGCCTCATGCACATATTCCTTGTGATCCCACGCCACAATACCGATTTTCAGGCGACCAATGACTTTATTAATAGCAGCATCTCAGTTTACCTTATAACAAAACTCAGTTGGCTCTTTCCAATTGGATAGAATGCCACTTCTGTAAGATTTCTGATGTTGGTATGATATTCAGTGCCACATTGCTATGTTGGATTAGCTTTTTGAAGTTCTTGATGAACCCACCTATAAAGTTACCCAAGACTGTCATCTAACTTTTGATGACATCCATTACCCACTGTATTGGGATAATTAGACTAGATTTGTTCTATTTGGGAAGTTTTAGACTTGTTTtgtaatatttcaatttttttttattctttatatatgATCGTTCTTAGACCAAAACAATTGATATTATCCTCATATTATGTTATGTTATGACGTTTTTAGTTATTGctctcattattattattattcagtGTGATGAAGTATTGACGACTTTCTTCCTATAAGAGAGTAAGACTACTGTTGATTATCCTTTGATTTGAGGTTTAAGGGATCTCTTGAGACTTATTTACTCAATAAATATGTATTGGGAGGCGCACCGAGTTAATTAATATTGTTAGTGTTACAGAATCTCTCTTATAATTGGTTTGGggatggccaaaccaccccatgaCCATTGAGAATGGGAGGGTACTGCTGAAACCTCTCCCAAACCATTTTGGGGTGACTCAAGCACCTCCATTTGGCTAAGGGGCTAGCTCCACCACCTTTGGCCGATATGGGGAGGTGCGAACAACTCCCAATggtcacttttttttaaatatatatatatatatatatattttatattttatattttatattttacaattatttttggTGATTAGAATAGCTTTTGTGGTTTTTGGGACATGTGTCTAGAGGTGTTTAGTTGGATGGTTAAAAATTGTACGCATCCACTACTTGCCTGCCCACATGGGTTACAGGTGAATTTTCAGACCCAAACTTCAAGCGGGTGTGGTGGATACTTTATATACTATCCAAACATATGTGggccgatatatatatatatatatatatatatatatatatttttgtttcggtataaaatgatttacgtcgtaaaatatttttaaggaagtcattttttaatatttttaaggaagtcattttttagaaaaatattttccgtcgaaatcattttcctgtTTGGCACATacaaaaaattgcaaatattttttatatttttattcaatcatattaatttataaaaatcaaattttattcacgacataaaaatatattaatgtaaaataatataaaaatatttttttttatatttggcgcATACGGATTCTAGCTAGATCCAGGCCAAAACGGCTGGATCAGTCTAGAATCTGGCAACGTTAGCTGAACGTCGTCGGATTTCGGCACCAACTAGTGCCAAAATTTAGCTTGTTGGAATCCGGCGATAGTCGATTGCTTGAATGTAAAGGTTGATTGAGTAGTTTAAAAGAGGGTCGATTACGTCCGCCATttacagaaaatgatttacgcttaaaaaaagcataaatcattttccgaaatttactaagcatttttaaTCAAacgaaaaatcatttttcggtttatcattattttcgcccataccaaatattagaaaatgtcaaaatcattttttaaaaactattttatgtTGAAATAAACAGAACATTAATCTCAAAACAACGGCGTTTCATCTAAAGaaatgagtaaaaaataaaactctaatacctcattttctttcttcttttctctctcaacACCCACAACTCCCCCTTcatccctttctctctctaaatctCGCGTTCCcaggctctctctctttctctagaGTGTTCTCTGTCTCCTTGAATGTCATCAAATGGCTCTCTCTGTCTCGAACgctttatattttataattcttTCTCCAAAATAAGCACAGACCTTGTAAAAAGTTATTTGATTAATTCTCTAGTAGTTGAACGGTTTACATGCAGAAGAAGAAATATTCGCCATCTTCAATATAAGCCCATctaaaaatctcataaaatgcTTTTAAAATACAACATGCtcatgtaaatttatttatttattttttttttgtgcgatTTTTTATATCCTTATTTAGTAGAGTCTGTaagttttgtggtttttttttttttttggtaaggtaGTGCAGATTTGAAAGTAATGTGTTGTGTTAATTTCCAACATCACATGACATAGAGAAGCATTGATCAAGATAGGCCGATAGCCATATGGTGCCcgacctgagtttcaattctcttcttcccaaaaaaaaataaataaaaaataaataaaatcttaagtcaATTAAAATCTTTGTGCAATAGTTAAGATGTAGATTAATTTTCTTGTAACTAAATTGGAGGAACAACTTATAAAATGATAGTTTAGTCCgtttgagtgttgaatttttgaaattagaattgaattcttattttgtttgcgtTTTAGaataagttgaataaaatatagtttgtttaaaaaaagttgaataaaatatgatttgttttttttaaaaaaaagtagaatcagaatcatattttgtttctaaaattCTGTTGTCAAATAGATCAATACACGTGTCCTATTAACTTTCGGAAAGGAAAGTGATGAAAGAAAGCTCGGAGAGAGAAAAGTGTTTGAGAAGAAAATtcttattaaattgataaaagtGCGTAAATGAATTACAAGAAAGAGTCAAATATTTATACTAAGACTAAGGATCTAACTCGACTATACAGTTATGATCCAGCTCATACAAAACTgaataacagaaaataaaactaattaaCAAAAGCTTAACTAAATAACAATTAGTCTAAGTTAAACTGATAAAATATATCGTAATATGTCCttcaaacatataaaaaatgttagaataatTCAATATATAAGACTTATCAATTAAGCACTCAAGCCTGGTGACGTACAACGTGATCACATCGGTGCTGCCGGCCTCTGCTTTGAAAATTGGGATGGAGATCGATTctatctatttttcttttcttctactgAATACAAATTGGGCcgagttaaaaaataattttggtctAGCTTAGACccacatgaatatatatatatatatatactaaataatcacactacatagcTAATACGTACATACAACTTACCTTCAGATCGGACGTACTGATGACCTTAGCCAACCCATATCTGGCTAGCAAGTGCGGCGTCGTTTATCACGTAGCATTCCATTAATCCGCCTCCTGGTTCAATTAGGTTTGTACATAGTATAATTGAGATTCATCTTGTCAATAAACCATTGAGGTTGTTTTGTCGAAGGAAAGAATTGGGTGATCACAATTGGGTCTGAttgttaacatgttttaatttgaaaagGAGTGTTTCAGcgtgatataaaagtgaaaataacgtttaagtgttttatattataattgtttgttaatatttttgttttgataaagaaaaacaagaaagtatttaatttcaatttagaaTATTGACCCATATGGATAGCTAGTAAAGGGATTTAACTTCAATATTGAGGAAGAGAAACACCAATCTATTAATTCCGATCCCCTCAAAacgaaatttaaaaagaaagctTCGTGCaatattttcttacaaattacactaaaagaaagaaaattaaggtCAACTAATAAATCACtgatctttaattaatttctacATGTATCCATATCTCTTCCTATTCATTCTGGCCTGAGACCTTTTCTTCAGTCCATAGAGCTGGCTTTCCCACACTTGCTTGGAAAATTTGGGCTTCCTTTCCTCCGCAAACAGTACTCCGTCGGCGTCAGATCCCATTGACTCAACCAAACCCAACTTATAATCATACACCTTACGTGAAATTGGATCAGAAAGTGTCTCATAAGCCTTCCGAACCTCAACAAATCGTCTGGTGGAATCTTCTTTTGCAGATGGAGGACAGAGATCTGGGTGGCATTGAAGAGCCAAGTTTCTGTAGGCCTTCTTTATCTCATCAAAGCCGACATTCTCAGAACGAAGAGAAAGAACTTCATAAAAGTTTGTGTTCTTTCTTTGCACGGCGAACTCATTAGCTCTGCATGATATAGTTTTGCGCAGCTTTGGAACCAGGGTTGCAATCATCAGATTTGTTCGCAGGGAAATCTCCATGTTGTGCGCGCGCGTGTCGTGAGAGATCGATATCAAAGAGAGACAGGAAGCGAAGTAGGTATATATGGATGAGTTGGCCgcctacaaatatatatatagtcgtaTTGGACCCTAACTTGTTATGTGCGTAATACACGGTTTCGTAGAAAAACGTTGTTTTGTCATGAAGTCAGCGTCCGTACGTGTCTCTATTTGGTCCTTCCTTGCTATTGCTGTTCGCATCAATGACCATATcgcattagggtttttttttttcttcttttttttttttgttaatttattattattattaatttattat
The Alnus glutinosa chromosome 14, dhAlnGlut1.1, whole genome shotgun sequence genome window above contains:
- the LOC133858093 gene encoding chaperone protein dnaJ 20, chloroplastic-like, with amino-acid sequence MEISLRTNLMIATLVPKLRKTISCRANEFAVQRKNTNFYEVLSLRSENVGFDEIKKAYRNLALQCHPDLCPPSAKEDSTRRFVEVRKAYETLSDPISRKVYDYKLGLVESMGSDADGVLFAEERKPKFSKQVWESQLYGLKKRSQARMNRKRYGYM